TGGCGACGATGGAGGATGAGCTGAGTGCCACCACCGCACAGATTGGCCTAACACAGACGGCCTTCTTTACAGCGGCGGCATTGTTCTCGCTCTTCCTTCCGCGCTGGGGCGACCTTATCGGTCGCAGGAAGGTTCTCGTCGGCATGATGGGCGTTGCTGCGCTGGGCTGCGTGGCTTCCGCCGTCGCGCCGAACGTCGCCGTGCTGCTTATCGGCCGTATCATCCAGGGCGTGGCCGGACCGACCGTCCCGCTCTGCCTCATCATGCTGCGCCAGCAGGTGCTCAATGAGAAGCAGTACGCACTGCTGCTGGGCATTGTGACCTCGGTAAATGGGGGTATTGCCGGTGTGGATGCGCTGGCCGGCGGCTGGCTGGCGGGCAACTTTGGCTACCGCTCGGTGTTCTGGACCATGGCAGTACTATGCGCCATCGCGCTAGTAGCAGTGCAGGTATTCACTAAGGAATCCACGGCCACCGAAACCCCGCGCATGGACTGGGCGGGCGTGCTGCCCCTGGCCGTGGCGCTGGGGTGCGTTCTCACCGCGTTCAACGAGGCCGGCAAGCTTGCCGAGGCCAATTGGTTCCTCGTCATCATCCTCATCCTCATTGGCGCCGCTGGCTTCTGGGCCTTCTGGAACGTGGAGAAGAAGGTCGCCGACCCGCTCGTACCGGTGGCTTACCTGAAGCAGCGCCGCACCTGGGCGCTGCTTTCTACCACGCTGCTCACCATGACCGGCGTCTTTGCAGTAATGAACGGCCTCATCCCAAACCTCGGCCAGGACACGGACGCCGGTGCCGGCATTTCCGCCAGCACCATTTCCTGGGTCACCCTTACTCCGTACGCCCTCGCTGGCCTGGTCTTTGGCCCGATTGCCGGTTGGATGGCGTCCAAGCTGGGATATAAGTACGTCCTGCAAACCGGCCTCATCGGCACGGTCGTCGGCCTGATTATTTCCATCTTCGTGGTCGGCGCCCCGAACGCATGGACCCTGCTCTTCGTCTCCATTTTCTTGGGCGTAACCTACGCCGGCATTGCCAATATCATGCTCAACGGACTGGGTATTGTGCTCTCACCGGCCGATAACCAAGGCTACCTGCCCGGCATGAACGCCGGTGCCTTCAACCTCGGCGCGGGACTGTCCTTTGCCGTGCTCTTCGCGGTTTCCGGTTCTTTCGAGCACGGCTACCGCGCGGGCATGATTGCCGGCGTCATTATCCTGCTTGCGGCCCTTGCCTTGTCCTTCCTCATTCCGCGCCCAGAGTCCATCGATGACACCGTGGCGGCCGTCAACGCCCGAAAGTAGGCTCGTGGCATGACGCGAAAAATCATTTTGGACTGCGACCCCGGCCACGATGATGCGGTGGCCCTGCTCCTAGCCTTGGGCAATCCCACCATTGAGTTGCTCGGCATTACCACCGTGGGCGGCAACCAGACCTTGGACAAGGTCTCCCACAACGCCCTGGTGGTCAAGGAAATCGCTGGTCACCCTGAGATTCCGGTTTATGCCGGCTGCGATCGCCCACTCGTGCGCCCCGTCGAGGTTGCTGAGGCCATCCACGGCTCCACCGGCATGGACGTCGAGGGCGTCCAACTTCCGGAGCCAAGCACCGCGCTTGCCGACGCCCACGCTATCGACTTCATCATCGACACCATCATGTCCCATGAGCCCGGCACCATCACCTTGGTGCCCACCGGCCCGCTGACCAATATCGCGATGGCCGCGCGCAAGGAGCCGCGCATCGTCGAGCGCGTCAAGGAAGTCGTCCTCATGGGCGGTGGCTATCACGAGGGCAATTGGTCCCCAGTCGCCGAATTCAATATCAAGATCGATCCCGAGGCCGCCCACATCGTCTTTGAAGAGCCTTGGCCCGTCACCATGGTGGGCCTCGACCTCACCCACCAGGCGCTTGCCACCCCAGAGGTCGAAGCCGAAATCAAGGCGCTAAATACTCCGGTCTCTGAGTTCGTCGTCGGCCTTTTCGGCTTCTTCCGCAAGGCCTACCAGGCCAACCAAGGCTTTGATAACCCACCGGTCCACGACCCGTGCACCATCGCCTACCTCATCGATCCGGACATCGTCCAGACCCGCAAGGCCCCCGTCCACGTCGAGCTCGCCGGCGCACTAACCACCGGCATGACCGTCACCGATCTGCGCGAGCCTGCCGACGCCTCCTGCCACACCCAAGTCGCCACCACCCTCGACCACGCCGGTTTCTGGCGGCTTGTCACCGACGCCCTCAAAACCCTCGCCTAGGTCACTTCGCCTCGCGAGCTATTCAACTTTCAGCCACGTTCTGCTCTCCGAATGTTCGGTTCGATGCCAGAATGTGGCTGTTTTAGTGCTGATAGGAGTAACAGTCTGCGCCTCTGTGGGAATTAAGCCTTTACCGTCTCTAAGGGATGGTGCAGATGCGCGCATAAATTACGTCGTTCTAAATCCACCAAGATAAGAACCTAGCTCACTTTACTGTTTAGTTGGACTGCGCTACTGCCAAGAAGTTCATTTGCTGCCTTTTGGTAGTCCTCCTTAGAGGGTTTGTCAGCAATTATGACTTTTTCTCCGTCAAGAGACTTGAGGTTCTTCACGGTCAGTGAAGAATTTTGACCACTGAGCTGGTAAACGCTTTTCTTCAAAACCGATACGTCATCTCCTCCTGCTCGCAATACGGCTTGCCTAAACATTGCGGTTTTCGCTGCGGAGCCACGTGCTATGACCACCGTCCGTTCAGAGGCCTTGGAGTCAATTTCGGAGCGCACTTGGGATAGTACCGCTACGAGATAATCGAACATAGGAATTTGGGAAGGGATCAGGTGGTCTTCGGGGTTAGTCCAAGGAGTGGGATCCTTTTCCAACTGTTCCAGTGCTTCTGGAGCTAATTCTTTAACATCACTGCCCTTCGGGGATTGATAAGGAAACAGCTCCACCTGTGCGATTCCATCGGAACGATTACTTCCAGAATCTGATTGAACGTAATTTCTTAGGTGGTTTGGATTGTCGGCTGACTTAGCAAAATAGTCGCAGTGCCAATTTCCTCGCACCCAAGGTAATGCATTGGCACCGTGGAGATTAAGCGGAGACGGGAGTATGAAATCACCTTCCCAAGGAACGAATGGCTCCTTGCTTTCTTCCGCCTCCGTGATATCGGAGGGTACTTTCATTTCCCTGATAGCGGAGAGTAACTTTTCTTGTTCGGCAATCCATGAGCGTTTGGCTCGTACGCACTGGGCATTGATTGCTTCGAGATCGATATCGTTGTCAGAGGTATACCCCATGCGTGAGAAGAACATCAGTAGTTTATCTTTGGCTGATTTTTCATTTTTGGTCCCTTTTTCAACAGTGCTCCACAAAGCGTCTACGCTCTTGTAGGGACCGCCCAGAACCCAGTCGACGAATTCGTGAAAGCCTGGATTGAATGTAACTACTACGACCTTGGGATTGCTGAGATCACCCATAAAGGGTTGTGGAACGTTGGGGAAAAGGCGCGACTTTTCTTTCAGGGCTTTAGTATGGCCATTCGCATATCGAGCAGCAATTTTCCTTTGTTTGTCGCTCCAATGGGCCCAGTCCTCACTGTGAATGAGCGCTCGTTTAAGTTTTTCTCTTAAAGACTTTTTCGTTTCTTCTTCTCTTGAAGGATTGCCCGTTTTATCTACTTTTGAAGGATCCTCCGTTTCAGGGGCAAGGCTTTCGATTAGAGCTTGATAGCTTGAGATTCCCCCTGGAAAGACAAGGTTTTCATTCCAATCCTTATAGATGCTTCTTGCTGCATCCTCGGTAGGAGAGCTGTTGCTATTAGAACTGTTGGTCATCGGAGGTCCTCAGAATAGAAGGGAATAAGATGGGGTATTCACCATCAAAGGTTTGCATGAATGATGGTAAGTGATTTTTCTGTACTTCACAGAGCAATGAACGAAGAACAGTTAAGCGCTGAGGAGTTCGGCGAAAGGAATAGTATTGAACTTGGTAGTTCGTGCTTGAAATCAACTATGAGAACCCAACCCAAGGAGCCACCA
The nucleotide sequence above comes from Corynebacterium tuberculostearicum. Encoded proteins:
- the uriT gene encoding uridine transporter UriT, whose translation is MTSTTSEPPKLQPSAYIPLMFALLTAVFAFQLNASMLSPALATMEDELSATTAQIGLTQTAFFTAAALFSLFLPRWGDLIGRRKVLVGMMGVAALGCVASAVAPNVAVLLIGRIIQGVAGPTVPLCLIMLRQQVLNEKQYALLLGIVTSVNGGIAGVDALAGGWLAGNFGYRSVFWTMAVLCAIALVAVQVFTKESTATETPRMDWAGVLPLAVALGCVLTAFNEAGKLAEANWFLVIILILIGAAGFWAFWNVEKKVADPLVPVAYLKQRRTWALLSTTLLTMTGVFAVMNGLIPNLGQDTDAGAGISASTISWVTLTPYALAGLVFGPIAGWMASKLGYKYVLQTGLIGTVVGLIISIFVVGAPNAWTLLFVSIFLGVTYAGIANIMLNGLGIVLSPADNQGYLPGMNAGAFNLGAGLSFAVLFAVSGSFEHGYRAGMIAGVIILLAALALSFLIPRPESIDDTVAAVNARK
- the uriH gene encoding uridine-preferring nucleoside hydrolase UriH, giving the protein MTRKIILDCDPGHDDAVALLLALGNPTIELLGITTVGGNQTLDKVSHNALVVKEIAGHPEIPVYAGCDRPLVRPVEVAEAIHGSTGMDVEGVQLPEPSTALADAHAIDFIIDTIMSHEPGTITLVPTGPLTNIAMAARKEPRIVERVKEVVLMGGGYHEGNWSPVAEFNIKIDPEAAHIVFEEPWPVTMVGLDLTHQALATPEVEAEIKALNTPVSEFVVGLFGFFRKAYQANQGFDNPPVHDPCTIAYLIDPDIVQTRKAPVHVELAGALTTGMTVTDLREPADASCHTQVATTLDHAGFWRLVTDALKTLA